In a single window of the Sediminicoccus sp. KRV36 genome:
- a CDS encoding helix-turn-helix transcriptional regulator, producing MRHDDIWRAIDSLAAENGLSASGLARKAGLDPTAFNPSKRIGPDGRARWPSTESVAKVLNATGAGVEAFAALVSGQAALPSLSRGPRPSRRVPLIGMAQAGGEGFFDDGGFPVGGSWDEISLPEISDPNAYALEISGDSMEPVFRDGDVVIVSPASPVRRGDRVVVRTRLGEVMAKELKRQSAKRIELASLNPAHPDYSFELPDIAWLHRILWASQ from the coding sequence ATGCGACATGATGACATCTGGCGGGCGATTGATTCGCTCGCCGCCGAAAATGGGCTCTCCGCCTCTGGTCTGGCCCGCAAGGCTGGCCTGGACCCGACGGCCTTCAACCCGTCCAAGCGGATCGGCCCGGATGGCCGCGCGCGCTGGCCTTCGACCGAGAGCGTGGCCAAGGTGCTGAACGCGACGGGCGCCGGGGTGGAAGCTTTCGCCGCCCTGGTTTCGGGCCAGGCGGCCTTGCCGAGCCTGTCACGCGGCCCGCGCCCCTCGCGCCGGGTGCCGCTGATCGGCATGGCCCAGGCCGGCGGCGAGGGCTTCTTCGATGATGGCGGCTTCCCCGTTGGCGGCAGCTGGGACGAGATCAGCCTGCCCGAGATCAGCGACCCCAATGCCTATGCGCTGGAGATTTCCGGCGATTCGATGGAGCCGGTCTTTCGTGACGGCGATGTGGTCATCGTCTCGCCCGCCTCCCCGGTCCGGCGGGGGGACCGGGTGGTGGTGCGCACCAGGCTGGGTGAGGTCATGGCCAAGGAGTTGAAGCGGCAAAGCGCCAAGCGCATCGAGCTCGCCAGCCTCAATCCCGCTCACCCGGATTACAGCTTCGAGCTGCCGGATATCGCCTGGCTGCACCGCATCCTCTGGGCCAGCCAGTAG